In one Trichosurus vulpecula isolate mTriVul1 chromosome 8, mTriVul1.pri, whole genome shotgun sequence genomic region, the following are encoded:
- the ZNF365 gene encoding protein ZNF365 isoform X2, with protein MQQKAFEENRYPWQESFENVAVCLPFRCPRCGDHTRFRSLSSLRAHLEFNHSYEERSLMTKCSLFSPLKDPDLITSSEPLKLGSGGQAVKQKSSYVNLCNLSRENLKDRKSLQVVAERPVSFLPIYTSIDSLGGPRSSPGLPTADAKASFEAHVREKFNRMVEAVDKTIEKRIDKLTKELAQKTAELLEVRAAFVQLTQKKQEVQRRERALNQQVDVAVEMIAVLRQRLTESEEELLRKEEEVVTFNHFLEAAAEKEVQGKARLQNFIENLLQRVDLAEKQLEYYQSQQVSGHGKGASEHLVPRGPTPCMLQPRPQGPLPPKGKEFPEESQG; from the exons ATGCAACAGAAGGCTTTTGAGGAAAATAGATACCCCTGGCAAGAGTCATTTGAAAATGTTGCTGTGTGCCTACCATTCCGCTGCCCACGGTGTGGAGACCATACCCGCTTTAGAAGCTTGTCTTCCTTGAGGGCCCATCTGGAGTTCAACCACAGTTATGAAGAGAGGAGCCTCATGACAAAATGCagcctcttttctcccctcaaaGACCCAGACCTGATCACTTCATCAGAGCCCCTGAAATTGGGGAGCGGTGGCCAAGCGGTCAAGCAGAAATCAAGCTATGTGAACTTGTGTAACCTGTCCCGGGAAAACCTGAAGGATAGGAAGTCCCTCCAGGTGGTGGCGGAGAGACCCGTGTCTTTCCTCCCCATCTACACTTCTATAGACTCCTTGGGTGGCCCAAGGTCCAGCCCTGGGCTGCCCACTGCGGATGCCAAAGCTTCCTTTGAGGCCCACGTGAGGGAAAAGTTCAATCGGATGGTCGAGGCAGTGGACAAGACCATCGAGAAGAGGATTGACAAGCTGACCAAAGAGCTCGCACAAAAGACCGCAGAACTGTTGGAAGTCAGGGCAGCTTTTGTGCAGCTGACTCAGAAAAAACAGGAAGTTCAGAGGCGAGAGAGGGCCTTGAATCAGCAGGTGGATGTGGCGGTGGAGATGATTGCTGTGCTGCGGCAACGGCTTACTGAGTCTGAAGAGGAGCTTCTCCGGAAAGAAGA AGAAGTTGTCACATTCAACCATTTCCTTGAAGCGGCTGCGGAGAAGGAAGTCCAGGGAAAAGCCAGACTACAGAATTTCATTGAGAACCTCTTACAACGGGTCGATTTAGCTGAGAAGCAGTTAGAGTATTATCAAAGCCAGCAGGTCTCAGGCCATGGCAAGGGGGCCAGCGAGCACTTG